tgcagcccgatccaaaagtatcttcacaatacaggccctcggccttactcagtcaaaaatcacataagccactcgggcaacagtaaaacatgatgctcagcccaaacatcatttagaatatcatttaagtctcaaaacggagtaaaaatggctgagtgataaaacagtggaaaataacatgactgagttcaattaataagtcaaagtagtgaggaaatagtaataaaaatccccgaatggttcaaatagttggcatgaagcccaaatatgacaatcagcccaaatcatgatgataacaaataagtttcagtcaaatatgcggtaaaatcatcaatcaggacggaccaagtcacaatccccaatagtgcacgaccccacgctcgtcatcaaacgtgtgcctcacctcaatatagcactacgatgtgcgatctggggtttcaaaccctcagagcatcatttacaatcattactcacatttatccggtccaaactctagcccgcgatgcctttgcctctcgaatcgatctccggatgctccaaatctagccgaaatcagtacaaaaccatcaaaatgtgctaagtgaacaaagcccactcgaaaataatcaaattacaacaaaattcccgaaattggtcaaacccgacccccggtcccacatctcgaaatttgacaaaattcacaaaactaaaatccttatactctcacgagtctaaccatatgaaaattatccaattccgataccatttgatccttcaaatcatcattttacatttttaaaagattttacaatttcttcccaaattccatcctaaatcacgaattaaatgatgaattcaatgatagattcatgtactctagccaagtctgagttagaatcacttaccccgatgaatttcttgaaataccttcgaaaaatcgccaaaattcaagctctctaggtcaaaatattaaataaaacccaaaacctcgtatttatagagtaccccatagatttccacctccgctgaccgcacaaaatcgatCGCGGttcgcacaaaaccagtgcggtccgcacaaaaacgaccgcggccgcataggctttcctctgcagtgacagactttagtgttttggtcataacttttgctacagatgtccgAATTGCAATATCCTTAccattctggaaactagacacgaaggactacaactttcatttttgaatcatctcaaaatttctaGTAGATCAAAAGATTTGAGCTTCCGAAACAGGACCAGTAaaatgttccccaccgcggccgcactgcattttgtgcggtctgcacagcaCCTACCGCGACCGCACTTtattttgtgcagaccgcgcTGGTGGGTTCTGAGGCCCgcaaccctcctggacctgctataactatgattttcggcctaaaacatcccggaacctacccggaacctcaaactaattgtaccaacacatcccatgacatcgttcaaacttgttcaaaacttcggaacgctcacaacacatcaaatcaccaatttaacataggattcaagcctaagaactgcaaagactcttaaattatgctttcgatcaaaaagtctatcaaatctcgtccgaatgacctaaaattttgcacacacatcccaaatgacacaacgaagctactgtcactctcggaattccattccgacccctatatcaaaatctcgcctatcaaccagaaatcgccaacatatcaacttcgccaatttaagcctaaatcttctctacaactccacaaCCCATTTCGATCGTGCTCCTacgtcacaaatcacctcctgaagctaaccgaaccccttctaacacataagtcaacatccggttgactttttcaacttaagccttcttaaaagagactaagtgtctcaaacttcaccaaactcattccaGGCTCGATCCgcccaacccgataccacaaaaacaCGAATAACGAAatataaagaagctgaaatgggggaaacggagcagtaactcatgagacgactggccgggtcgtcacagatcccaaagaagttccgcatgcccaaAATTTCTAAGTACAACGGAACAACCGATCCATGTATCTCGTTGTtacctttttttcattgtatttcaatgtatctttctgtatttcatgtatttcattgtattcactgtgtttaattttttctactttttcaatatattcactgtatttaactgtattcaatgtaattatataatttcaaagcttcactttgtttcactgttttgtCCAGCGGTATATATTCAGCAGTATTTATTCAATGTATTGTAGAATGTAtcctatatttttttaattaatataatttatgtattcagtatatatatatatatatatatatatatatatatatatatatatatatatatatatatatatatatgtatgtatgtatgtatctgcagtatgtattcatatgtttttgcaTTATAGATGACCTGCTATACTTCATGTATTCagtgtatttttatgtatttaactgtattaAATGTAATATATAATTTCAATATATAAAACTATTTGTAAAGATacaactaaaaaatattttagtaaagataccactaaaaaaagaaaggatggattgaatctctgaagattgctctgtttttggggtgttttttGGTCGAGAATCTTTTCTATAACCGGAAAtataaattttgtgtgttataattgagtttgttgagttatattaggagtctatctcgttaattgatttacttaccttttttaagaagttgaagacCTTTTTTAATGCAAATTTCGTTACTGTATTCactaatacatatgaatacagtcTATACGATAGCTGTAATTCCCTTTTTTCCGCCGGATTTTCCTATTGTATTCATTAATATATTAGCTTAAATACACCGAATACACTCTATAACAAATTAAAACATAGCTATAAGAAGTAATTTAGTAAATGGTAGCTATAGCaagctaataaccactaaaacatAGTGGTTTTTGAAAATTTCACTTCAATAAATGAGCGTGTTAATAACGAACCCAACCTTGGACGGGTAGAGCGGGTCATTTGggcttgggccaaatttgacAACCCTAGTTGTATAGAACTGACAGTTCGTTTAGaacagaaatagaaagagagtATATTGCCTTGCAGCTTAATTCCAAACTCTCACAGCTACTACCACTACATGTTCTGgatttcttttttccttagaaCTGGTAGCTGATACTCCTAAGAAACTTGCATAAGGCAAAGCATATACAGTGATAAAAGGATGGCGAGACTACTTCTTCACAGCACAATAATATTGGCATTGGATTACAGGCAATTCCATATTAAAAATTTCTTAGGATAATCGACGCTTAAACCTGATAACAACGGCCTACAATTTTAACCAAAAGGAAATGTAGGATCTTTGCAAGTGATTAAAGGTACTAATAATGGTACTCAGAGAGTTCAGAAAGATTGAGACTGGGTGTTGAAACTAAGCTTACGATTTTTTAGCTTTTCCATAGAATGGAAACGAAGAATTTCCTTTTCTAGCAGAGGATTTTAGAAGTTCTTAATCCTGTCTCGACTCTCTAGTTGATCCTTTGAGCCCCAGGCAATAAGCTTGAAAGAGTGGGAACTCCTTGGTTTCTCATTTCCTCTTGTGTTCGTCTTATTTCTTCAGGATCTGCCACGTAAAAAAAATCAGCACATTAGCACGAGATATCTTATGTAATGTCTGTTTGATCTAGCAGCGGAATGACAGTAAATCAAGAACCAAAAAGTTAAAGTAACTTCAGGAAATGCAAGCAATAGAGTTTCGTCTCATGATCGGAATATGTACAGAAGACAATATAGGTTTACCAACAAGTTTACTCAATTCAAATTTAATGATATCTTATGTAATGCACAATAGTACTCTAAAACACCTTAAGGTCATCACTTATCAActtagaaaagaagaaaagaaaaatgtttgTAAAGCCATCCAATTCAATCAAGAAAATCAGAGATCGACGGGTAAATGGATAAAATTGCATAGATAACATCGGATACTAATCCCTATAATGAACCACATATATATTTAGCACAGTCATTGCAAAGCACATAACTCGAGCATTATGGACGGATAATTTGAACAGCTTTGTGGATTTACCACCCTATTGCATGTGTAGCCAACTTCATTTTGGTGAAAACAAGAGAGCACACTCACCCATATTTTCTGCTAATTTTGGCATCAAAAACATTACAAACAGCATAAATCCAATCATCAGGCCCACTGGACTTTTCAccagtgacaatggttcctttaTCTGCAAGAGAAATTCACTCAGTAGTTTGGAAAGAAAATTACAGAAAAGGAGGGCTGAAGGAAATTAAAGGGAAACTAGGAGATCAATGTCCGACCTCATAATACTGCTCCTCATTCAATGGCTCCAAAACCAGTTCAATCAGACTCCTCCTATTCTCGGTTAACGCTGCTTGAACCTTACATGGGTTCCTCGCACTAACATCAACTCGCACCTGACATCCAGAAAGGGATCCTAATAAGCATATAAATCTTTTTAAGGGAAAATTGATCAAGAATTAAGCAGATGGTGGTAGAGAAGCTCATTGGAGAAAAGAAGTAGCCAATTGCAACACCTCTATGAGATGTGTTCCAGCTGAAACATTATGGCTATTCTACGGTTAAGGAATTGTACATAGAGAACAACATTCACTTCTTACATAAAAAAATAATAGACCCCGGATTATGACCAGAAGGTTAGTAAAAGCTACAGAGCAGACAAGAGGGCAAATATCTCACCATGCTTAAGTGTATGGCTAACAGCAAATATGTGATAGATAATATGAATCACAATGTTATTTTGCTGCTGCTAGGAAATGAAGTCTACTCAATCATATCTGAAAAGTATAGCGCTGAAAACACCAATTATCACATAAACCACTCACATTTAAGCTCCATTTTATTTAGCCAAACATTTTGCAAACAGATCATACAAGAAAACAATGCACAAAATCAATGAAAATACATTATgcaagttttttctttttcttggagAGTGGAGCACTGCAGCAGTAAACATTCAGTTGAGGAAGCACAACGCTCATAACAATATATAGAGTCTAATCAAGATACATaacctaagatatcaaatctgaAGACTGACTTAAGACATGGAGTCATTGGAAGGATACAATGAGAAATATCCATCGGGTCTCAAGAAAGTAACTCTTTGGCCACCATTGAGTATGACTTTTACATTTGAAGCTTTAGCTGACAAACCAGATCCTTTCAAGATAAAGCCTATAAAAGAACCAAGTTATAAAAGTTAATAACCTGGTAAAACATCAACTGTAGTCAGAGGCGGACCTATAGCCTAAATATGGGGCACCTAATCCATAGTCTCTTCGCCAAACTAGatattttatatatgtattttctaaaattgttcTTATATTATTTGTTGGCACCCATGCTCCAAAAGGATTAAATGGCGCATTTAGTTGGATACTGAGTTAT
Above is a window of Nicotiana tabacum cultivar K326 chromosome 8, ASM71507v2, whole genome shotgun sequence DNA encoding:
- the LOC107794530 gene encoding ER membrane protein complex subunit 7 homolog, which encodes MARVKIPGFILKGSGLSAKASNVKVILNGGQRVTFLRPDGYFSFHNVSAGTHLIEVRVDVSARNPCKVQAALTENRRSLIELVLEPLNEEQYYEIKEPLSLVKSPVGLMIGFMLFVMFLMPKLAENMDPEEIRRTQEEMRNQGVPTLSSLLPGAQRIN